The genome window ATTCCTACCCTCTTTGAGTAATGATTTGAAAGGTTGAACATTTTAgaatttcaattatatatatatatatatatatatgtatattttgtattttcctCTTATTCCccgtttttcttttatacttttttacacattactattattaattattaatattattttttatgatattaatattttgaattattcatGTTATTGTCAATATCATTCTTATTaatattatctattatttttatgattattattgaccttattatttatatttttaatattatatacaaatatttttattattactactaaaaaatccctagaaaataatttttatttttttaattcttaaggcCTATAAGCtttactaatatatatatatatatatatattttcttaatagaTATCTTGTAGAACTAGtgacaaaatttatgaaatctatgtaataaatttatatttttaattattaaaataaaacaataatttataagacgattatattaatactaatattattattattttggataagttattttataatatttttaaaataataattaatgaaataataatttataattaattattatattatttatatgtattagtattaatataatttttataggttataataataataacaacaaaaattaaaaatgaaaaagatcaattagaaaagaaaaaatgttaaaactttAAGAGccatgaatgaaattaatgatcaaaaatgaatatttagaaATCCTTACAAAAGTAGagcttaataaaaaataacaaagattAATTATAAATTCACGAGAATCCGAGACTTCCCTGTATACAAAGTAAGGGGGAAATTCAAACTAAATAACTAAGTCCGTCAAAACATTGGGAGTTAAACCCAGCTCCCAACAAGAAGCACAATGATGTTTGCATTAGCAGTACGCCTAGTCTTTCGCAAGCCTCCAAATTAATGGGAAAGTTACTTTCCTGTAATCTATATTTCAGCTTAATGACTTCTCCACTGGGATTATAGGGTCATACACTCTTTCTGTTGCCTTCTTTGCCTAGAAAAGATGGGAGAAAATTTCAATGAAGTgcagaaagagaaaaaaaaagaacaaagcgAAAGTAGGGAAAGACTGGTTTATCTCCTGCTCCCACTTAGTGCTTAGGGTGATGGTGAGAAAAGAGAACATTTGGACTATGAGTGCACATATGATACCCGACCAGAGCCCCTACTAATTTGCAGCATTTTAAAACAGACCAGtttcaagaaaaatgataataataattaaataatttaataaaatgaaagaggagtaaaaatataattttttgaataaataccttaggtataaattaaaaattatgattctTCCTGTTTTTTTCTGAATAGCGTTCTTGTTCACAGAATTGTAGAGAACATAAGGTTGTAGTCGGAATtcagggtttgaagaacaaatctctataggtaagatttttttttcttctaattcttcaattttattttattagatcCGTCACTTTTTGTGAAAActttagataattttttaagaaaccccaatctagattagggtttttttttttttaaaaaaaaaaaaaaaaaacgtggaAGAAGCCTTTGAGGGAGGACTTGAGACGTGAttgagtatataaaaaaaatgaagaaattctAAAGATGGTGTCGTTTGGTGTGTGTGATTTGGAAAGTCAAATAACAGAATTGGTGTGTGTACTTTGAAAAgttaaatcaaatttagaatATGGGATAGGTCTAAGAAACCTATGTAATGATGAGtttggattaaataaataaattcttgtATAAAGTGATGagataaattatttcaaataaatatttttaagaaattcaatttagtttaagaattagaaacaaattattgaggataaatttttgaaaaaaaaaataataaataaataataaaatataatgaaataaataaagggaaactaattaattaaattgttattggttaagaagttggaaaataattttgtaataataatatctttTTGTTACGTTAGGTGGGAGTTAGATTCTTGGGGCTAAACTCTTCAAGGTTTCTAAGTACTTttaaggtaagggaaattaatgcagttattttaattttatttttttgaaacaaatttttatatacatcatttggaaacgttttgagttattattctttttatgcattaatcaaatatattttgtatgaaaagtatgttagaaccttACATTTTGTTTACAACagagaaatgtggagatattatgttttgcaaattggaataattgaaataaatgtTTGACTCTAATTTGTTTAGCCTTTGTCAActggatataatagttgacatttacattttttggtagaaaatgtaattgatttgggtCTTAGTCTCTAAGGGTTTGGTTAAAGGTTACTAGTACTAATAGTGTTTGATTCTGTTCActttaaaggaacaatttgaggctagtcacctatttgaaaagtctcaCATAACTGGACatcatttgatgtttgatgaccaaagtaaataaatgatttgaatgttttgactgaatttgatatgaaaatgtttgaattagAATTGAAAGTGTAcagttaaaagttttgaatgtattggcaaaactaattcaaaggtttatgaaaataattagttataatatcccctattttgcaagtgaacttgaaatatttgatccatgaactgtattaatgttccttattgggctttgagttcATTCCTCTTTGTTGATTACTTTTCAGGTACCATTAGTTCAGGcaaggagtgatggctaggtcgaGGAAtagtcatcattaggattttgcttaggatGCTATTTTGGACATTTGTTAACTTATAAGTTTAcgttcatttggattatttggtttttggaagctatttagatttgaactttaaaatttttttttattttatgatagtttgaagttgagatttagagattatgaaattttgttagcacttgaattgtttgagtttgtaatctatttggataatggattttggttgatgaatgcttagttttaaagttaagttttgaagattttagaattttattccgctactctgaacaggtatttggtaattggtaacttccagttacaagataattgtttggatcaggttacactttaagccttcgAGTTTGAgatgtgaaatgaccgtcacgcccttggagtgggtcttggggcgtgacaagTCTCCTCTCATACCATCAACCCACATCATCTCCAGTGCCATCCAAAACAGCATGCCATGTCCGCGCGTGGAGAGACAATTGAGAACTCCCGTTAAATCAACTTTTGATACTAcattaaattactaattttCTAATTAGAAGTTTAAATCCATAGAATTTTGATTCAATATACatattatatcattaaaaaagaCTATTTGAACACTAGGAAGAGACTTATGTCAATCCCTAATTCTTCGCTTTGCATCAAATTAAATCACATGCTCCATCGCTTGTGCAGACTCCTGTTAATTAATCCTTTGAGTTTCATTCTTGCAAATGTACTTCTCAAGCGAAATACTTAACACATTAGTTACAATATTGTTGGGTCGATATCTATGGCGCCTAGTATGCATCGTTTATAGATAGGACTATTAGGGTATCTAATCCCATTCGCTCTCCTAGCTTTCGTCTCTTAGTGTCAGTGTTGGCCTAAGAGAGTGTTTTCACCATATAATGGCGAAGTCATCATATGAGAGAGGGAAGGGAAGGACAATTATGCAGAAAGAACAACCATTTTGAGGATGCAGCATTGAAGTTTCCTCATTATACCCACTAGTCATGATGGTTATTAAGGCACTTAATTAGGGTTAGGGTGGTCGTAAATGTTGAAATATGTGTTAAAAGAGTGGGATGTTTTCTTGACATAAAATCACAAACATGTCTGATGTACAAGGATGATGTCCAGAGATTGAAATCCTGTCACTGATTTCCTAACTGCATAagaatgaatattattataggATATACTTCAGGAAACATTAGGTATGAGTAAAACATAAATCATTTTCCACCCTTACAACTACATTTTGTCTCAGTCTTCTACAAATTAAATCATTTGTAAGGACTGTTACATGGAAGAAGTAGCTCTAATCAGGCCTATCTTAGAACATAATCCATATACCTTGACCTGCAGACCTCAGCTTCAGCCTTCTTTGCCTAATAAGAAGTTTAAAACAATGGAAAACTTCAATTAATATGACTAACaacacaagaagaagaagaaatgtgGTCTTaaccaaaatgaaaaatcaattcaattacCTGTTGCTCCCAATTAGTTTGTAAAGTCACAACAAGAAGACACAACATTTGCAGAAAGAGCGCGCATAGAATCCCCATCCAAAGCCCCTGCTTGCGGGAATTGAAAATGAGGAAGAAATTGTAGCTAGAACAGAAGATACAAGCACATAGATGACagtttaaaacaaaagaaaaaggagcaAAGAACTAAGTGTATATATAGTACGTACCTTCCCTCCAAGGCCAAAGTCAAATGTAAAAAGAAGAGCACAAGGGATACCAACAAGGTAATAAGCTCCCAGATTGACAATGGCTCCGATCTTCTGCCACCCACATCCTCTAACAATACCTGAATTTTGAGATCGATTTGTTGCATTCACTATCAACTCGACTCAATAGCACAAATGGTTAGATTGGTAAGGACTAGAACCTGAAAGTGCACACTGGATTGCATCCAATGAGGCTGAAGTAGCTAGCAAAGGCATCATGGAGGCAACATATTTCACTACTTCCTCTTTATTGCTAAACAAGTAGCCCCAAGTACGACGCAACAAAAACATGATCGACCCAAGCAGCATTCCGAACACATTGGCCAGGATTAGCACAGCATGTACTGCCAAGTATGCTTTTTGTGGTCGCCCAGCGCCCAATTCATTTGAAATCCTTATACTGTTATTTACAGTACTTGAGATTGTGTACTatgtaaaaaatgaaagatCAAACCATGATAAATTCCAATTTGACTGACCTCCCAGCGCTGCCTATTCCCAAGTATATATTGAACAACATTGCACATGTAGTGAGGCTGAAGACATGAACAAAAATTACCAAGTGAAGTGTAAGTATGGAATTGTATGTATAAAAATTTAGTTGAGCTAGGGACTGGATTTTGAAGTTATTAATCTTATAATGTTGAGTTTTGGGGAAACATATTGTAAGGTCTAAAACCATTAAAGACGAGAACGACACTAACATGATTGACAATACTGATGTTTCCAGCTGAGGATTAGGAAGAATACCAGCAATGAGAATCAACACTTGAAATGACCAGAACTCTAAACTGTTTCAAGGCAAATTAGAGAGAACGATCATCTTGCCAAATAGACAAAAGGAGCTAGATATGTCTCAGTATATGGGAAATACAGACTAGCTAGAAACCTGCAACATACCAGACCATAGAGGCTGAAGGAACGGCTAATCTTAGAAAGCTAAGGACATCTTGAATATTCATTTCAGAAACGCCAGTCCAAGTTTGCTTGCAGGCAGGTGAGAACTTGACATAAAGTACTAACAGGAACACGTTGATCCAAGAAGAGATTGAACAGGCCAAGGCAGCACCTGCACTGCCGAGGCTAGTCTTGAAAACCAGGATCCAGCAAGTGGGGAAGTGAAATAAAGTAGTAATTGCTGAGATTAGCATCACTGGAAATACAATCTTCTGAGTTTGCAAAAATCTAACAAGGCATTGTAGAATTCCACAGGAAAATAGTGTAGGCATCATGAACCAAACATACCGCCCAGCTCCCCTTGAAATATATGGATCTTGGCCAAGGTTCATAAGAATGTGCTCAGTTTTGGCCCAGATGAAAGCCAGAGGAACACTTACAAGTAAAAGAACAGACATGGCTCTCTGCATATGAATGCCGAGCATGTGATAATGTTTTGCTCCATAGGCCTGACCACACAAGGTGTCCAATGCGCTTCCCATTCCAATCTAGCCAACAAAATCAAAACTTACGAGAAATGAACAAGTCTTGTAATTGAGATAAAAGCCTCAAGAGAAAAGTAAACAGAATACCAAAAGGCTGAAACCAGTGACGGAAGCAAAGGAAGCAGCCATGGAAGCACTTGCGAGAGGTAATTCTCCAAGATGACCCACAAACATCAAAGACACAGCCTGTGTCAAGTATCGCAAAACACCAACAATTGTTAGAGGTCCAGCTAACGCCAGTTGCTTCTTCACCTCTTCACCAATCTCTACCCTCCACAAATCCTTATCATCAACATCAGAATCCGAAACACATGGACTCAGTATTTCTTCTTCTGAATCCATATATTCTGATCACTAGTCAAATAAACCTTTTcctcttccttcttcttcttcttctgggtcAGTACATATCTACAATGAGATGACTTGAAGTTCTCTCTGATTCAGACAAAACAGCATTTTAGGGTTTGAAAATGGTTGTCATCTGATGAGATTAATATGCCTGTTTGTTCTTGGAAGAATGGGTCCAACCTGATCATCTGATTTGAAGTTCAGTTAGATTCTACGATCATGAAGTAATTGAATGGGGTGATTGTGACAAGTGTAAGCTTATAGACGTGAGCTAAAATTCTGTTGCAAGCGGTTTTAGATGTTGAAAGTAGTATTTGagagttaaaaacaattttttccttCTGGTTTCTCCATGTTTTAAgaattcttatttttcttagaaacgttttcaaatattaaatttattaattttcacctCTTAATTAATTATGCATGAAAAAAGTTGAGAGAAGGAAATTAAACTATTAGGGAAGTTtctttatctaatttttttttatgttttttctctcttctttagcatttttttttattattcaaataaaaaataaacatgaggTTGATGGTTAATATTCCCTTTTAGAATCATATCAATTATGTTGGAGGTAAATAAATATCTTATTGCTagttaatattcatttttagaaTCATATCAATTATGTGTGAGGTGAGACATTTATGCTAGCTAATGATCAGTCATatattatcacatattttttattcatatttcttataaatgtgtaagtaattaaaaataaatggtaTATCATCACATATTTTTCACttctatttcttatttataatttttatatatgtgTGTTTGTAAATAAAAGATTGGATTTTGTGGGTACTAATCAATgaaaaaactaatattaaatacatttgagATAGGGGAGGAAaccataaaatttcaaaataattattttttattctcttgttATAAATTTTTGACGGCTTTAAGGTAGATGATTTAATTGTCAACATGATGATATTATGTCATAGGATGTTTATTCTTTAAGTATGATCcttaaaagttattttgtagTTGAGCACCATCATGTTTCTTTGATAATCAAACTAACTACATTGCGAAGTAAGAGGAAAAATGTTGTTTAAAGCTTGCTTACTGTTCAGTCACACAAGCAATATAATTGAGGTGCAGTAAGTTTTAGATTATATGCTAGTAAGCTCAATCTTAATAAGAGCTTTAGAGAAGGGGGTTGGTGCTTTGATTTAGAGACGTCTAACTTCCCTTCTTGCTATCTTGATTGGGAGGTACAATCCTTTTGAGTCTAGTTATGGAACCAAGAAATGTTTTCAATCACAATTTCtctattagaaaaataaaattaaaggttGATTTGATATACTCTTTggcaaaattcaatttaaatatatagTAAACTATCGTTTGAAGGTATGCTAAATTAAATTAGCAAAGTGTtagccaatttttttattttgatgtgaaaattaacttttaattaaataaatcatggtatcatttcaaaagaaattgTTGAAATAATTGTAAACATATAGATAAAggcattttatcattttctaataacattttaaattattttataaaataatatgtgtAACCAGtattgaataataaattaaatattagtaactaattaataatttatttttatttctttatttgcacataataaatattatattgtatCATTCAAaagtttatattaaattatattattttatatcatatattttaaacatatgacttttttttattgactttcatgTTGGTCGTGTCTTATTGCCTCATAGGGACTAAATTCATGtagatttttatttcaatgATATTAGACTGTGAAGatatatttggaaaaaatatccTTATTCATTTTGGTTAGtgaatagatattttattatgagttgaaattttcatcaaatgaaATTCACAAACAtgaatttctttttctattcatttaggattatcattttcatttttagtatATGTAACTTATTAAAAACCCTGTTTAAGACAACTtccaaaattataaataagttgTAGCCTTCCCTTAAAACCTATTTCCAATTTGAAACAAAGTTTAACGTAGAAAATAATGGCAATATGAACTGGTCTTTAcgttttgttttttcaaaaaaaaaagaaaaaaagaaaaaggaaaatcgatacttgataatttaatataaataataacattTCCTATGAGTATAGTAAATCAATGTAACTACACGAGTTAATtcttttttcaagaaaatttatattaaataaaaaattgaatataattatttttttaaaaaaactgttAATAATTCTCTTACAATCATATCAACGTGTATAAATGTGAGACTTTTATGATAAGCAGTCACACGTGATAGAATTATAacacatatttttcattttttatttttataaatatgtacATGCAAGTAAAAGTTTGGACTGTTTTCATggtaaagaatgaaaaatgttgtcttaaatatatttaaggCAGTGGAGAAAACCATAaaattctaatataaaaatggttttattgGTTCAATGAAGTCCTATAGTTAGGATTTGGCTGCATCTCTTTATTTAAtggtattttcattttttcaagtACGAGATTGAGATTGATGGTGCAAGATCAATATTTCAGTTGAAGTTCCCTAATTAACctaatggaagaaagaaagttaaaaaagaaatgttgTATGACTGTTTTATTGCTTATCATTGTAATCTCTTCCAAAATTCCCAACTTTTCAACATTGAAgttctttcctatttttcaaaatgattttaatttttttttttttgttatttatataaacTCATAACATTTacaaattacatttttaattaaaactcgGATTACTTTTTTTTAGACGAGATCATAAcagataattttgaaataaaaggttaaatacatAATtcataatctaaaaaaaaaaaaaactttaaaataaactaCAAAATAATGTTCCATAAAAATCCCTGCTACAAtagttaaaatataataaagtaGGGAAAGATAAAACATGTAACAGTTATCATCACAAGAATTGTGCTCGTGCTATTTTTGATTTTTGGATCTAAAAATTCTCATACACAACTCCAACCACCATAAGACAACTCTTAACCCTTAGCTAAACAATTTCGCCCATTCACCATAACACTTGAATTTATTAGTTATCCTAtgtttaatttccttttttttttttttataaatttatctatTTCTGTTACCAGGATTAAAATATCTCtggatgaattttataaaaatatctataaaaaaaagtatcaaatgaatatttgagaaagaaatattaataagaaatataaaacaAGTCATcattcatatattaaaattatttctttaaaaaaaataatatatacatcataaaatttgtgatatttttctataattttgcacttgaaaatatgtttaaaatactAAATTTCCTTCTTCTGGGTCAGTACATATCTCCAATGAGACTCGAAGTTTTCTCAAATTCATACAAAACAACATTTTAGGGTTTGAAAATGGTTGTCATTTGGTGTAGGCCCCCGGTGTGCGGGCACAAGTGGCGTATTAAGGGTTTTTCGACTTGAAGCAACCGAATTCCATTGAAGTGGGCCTACGGGCCTACGGCCCCCCACACCTCTCCATGAGCCCATGAGACTAAGGGAGGTGGTTTAGTATATAAACCCACTAAAGTGCTTTATGCTTTCCAATGTGGGActtttgttttcctctaatTTTTGTAGCTTTGGTTATTTTTCTACATAATAGTTTTTACTACAATAAATAGTTGTATCATATCATTTGTAATACCATatacaaattctaaattttatattttattattatattacaaCCTATAAACATAGTAACGATGAATACGAATAAGTATTTTTCCTTCATGTGATATTTTAACTCGATTCCTTCTCAATTAGagtttttttcaaagtaatctTTGTGCCTTTGATTTAGAGtgtgaatgaatttaataaggCTTTGTAAGAAGCATAGttcaaattatcttttacaatatatttatttatagtgatatctgtgaaaccaaggtttggttaatcttggttttgatgataacaaaataaggtttagaactaatgatcatatttcaagtgtgattaggcaagacgatttccaaagtgacaatcacaaagacaaatcaagttaaggagaaatcatgaagaagaagaccacctcagagagaagagtttttcaagatcaaaaattcataagatctctttgtaagattgttggtgcactaggactttcatgcatttcattttttatttatgcaccaaaatcattcaagagtaatattgttttaaatatcttaagaattggatgatttcatgttttcaactaaaaccttgtattaaatgtttttcaaacttatgttaaaaggttttaagttgaaaaaggttgggtgttgagccaaaaaatggttcaaccggttgagggaggtcaaaaagtttttctctctttcccaGTGATCTTCTCTTctcggtcaaggttgaacctcaatcggttgaggtcTGGTCGAGGTttggttgaggcccaacggtcacctgtcaagcattaaatgctaacgactagtgaaccggtcgacccctagttCGAttggtcgaacccccaacgactagtttgacttttttcttctataaaaaggctccaatcttcattgttttaaaagtttaaccttcccaaatctttcttgattatatttgagcattggaagagtattttttagtgcaccattatttcaaaacttgcatatctttagtgcaccatttcaatcctagtttttcttgtatcatttgagcttaaagttcttgttctaggattttttagagatcatttatttgtaaatctttgagaggaagtttctcaagtgtggggtatcacttgaggggttgttcaagagtgtgatatctcttgagaagtgtaaagggtgcttgtagctaaaagtccaagagggtgaattgaaaccataatccaattgtattgcttgaaggcttggtttggaagccttggattagtggaacctcatGCTCGGGATTGAaactagaggagagtggatgtaggtcgggttgcgccgaaccactataaattcTTATGTTTGCATTCtttcttccctactctttaatttatatgcaattgtctatatattgattattatatacttacatataattgtctcttgcattcacttgtttaaatttaagaaaagagaccatcaccctattcactcccccccctctagggtgattaccataggttggattaacctcaaattcctaacaatatCTAATATAGgatgagaatatatatatatatatatatatatatatatatatatatatatatatatatatatatgattgatTTTCAATTAAAGTGATTTTTCTCCTCATATTGTTGTTTGGTTGTGTCTGATTTGATTGGCATAAATCTATATCTTAACATAAGAGGTTAATTATCAATTAGAGTAATTATCTTATTATGTTTTCTCCTTGTGTTAACATTCAAAAGTAgtgggaaaaaatgaaaataaataaattgtctcttaattaattatttgtgaaaaaaattgaaagaaggaAATTAAACTATTAGGGAAAgttttttatctaattttttttcaaaaattttttgaggttttttctcttctacttaacatgatttttttttaattgttttgttattcaaataagaaaatcatctttattaaaaaaatttactattttttagaatcaacatagcaaaataatattaaatacatttttttaattcacaataactcattcaactcacaaaaatattaataaatggTATTCatgaattgaaaataataataatagtaataataagtgtggtataattaaatttatgatggATTTTCCATGGACTAGAGAGACTCGTTGTTCAAGAATTTGGTCATCAACTCTATCGAAAATACATATATGGTTGactattaatattctttttaaaatcatcttGATTATGTTGGAGGtaaataaacatattattaCAGGTTAATATTCCTTTTTAGAATCATATCAATTACGTGTAAGGTGAGACTTTTATgctaattattaatgatatattATCACacatttttcattcatatttcatataaatGTGTGTATGTAACTAAAATTTAGTGGTATATCTCCACACATTTTTAGtttctatttcttatttattcattttataaatatgtgTATGTAAATAAAGAGTGGATTTTGAGGTACtaagaaaaaaactaatattaaatacatttgagATAGGGGAGAAAACCATCAAATTTCAAGTTAAATATGCTTTTGTTCACTTGTAAAGTAagaaccatttttttattctcttgtCCTATTTTTCTTAGGGTTTTTAAGATACATGAGTTAATTGTTAACATGTCGATAAAATTATGCCACAGGACATTTATCCTTCCCACATAATCCTTAAAAGTTTTCCGTGGTTGAGTATTATCATACCTTTTTGACGAACAAGCTAGCAAATTAACTACCTTGCAAAGCAATATGCAAAGTATGTTTATTTGTCCACACATGTGAaaagtttgtttatttattctccCAAGGAGCATGGCTGGGAGTGATTAAATCATGTGCAAACATGGTCAGTCTCAATATACCCATTAGAGAAGGGGTCGGCCCACTGCTCAACAAGCTAGCTAGCGACCTCCCGAATTggaaaaattcaatttgaatatGTAGTAAACTATTGTTTAAAAGCATGccgattataaaaaaaaatcaaaatagtgATAAACTATTGTACAAAAGTATATTGATGAGTATAAAAAGGTTccaatatttaataaattaaattagtgAAGTTTTATGGAGTACGAAAATATGAACAGTAaaattttaaccaaaatttGTATTTTGATGTGAAAATTAACctttaaccaaaaaaattttaatgtgaaaattaacct of Vitis vinifera cultivar Pinot Noir 40024 chromosome 17, ASM3070453v1 contains these proteins:
- the LOC100256154 gene encoding protein DETOXIFICATION 16 isoform X2 yields the protein MDSEEEILSPCVSDSDVDDKDLWRVEIGEEVKKQLALAGPLTIVGVLRYLTQAVSLMFVGHLGELPLASASMAASFASVTGFSLLIGMGSALDTLCGQAYGAKHYHMLGIHMQRAMSVLLLVSVPLAFIWAKTEHILMNLGQDPYISRGAGRYVWFMMPTLFSCGILQCLVRFLQTQKIVFPVMLISAITTLFHFPTCWILVFKTSLGSAGAALACSISSWINVFLLVLYVKFSPACKQTWTGVSEMNIQDVLSFLRLAVPSASMVCLEFWSFQVLILIAGILPNPQLETSVLSIILTTCAMLFNIYLGIGSAGSIRISNELGAGRPQKAYLAVHAVLILANVFGMLLGSIMFLLRRTWGYLFSNKEEVVKYVASMMPLLATSASLDAIQCALSGIVRGCGWQKIGAIVNLGAYYLVGIPCALLFTFDFGLGGKGLWMGILCALFLQMLCLLVVTLQTNWEQQAKKAEAEVCRSRYMDYVLR
- the LOC100256154 gene encoding protein DETOXIFICATION 17 isoform X1, whose amino-acid sequence is MDSEEEILSPCVSDSDVDDKDLWRVEIGEEVKKQLALAGPLTIVGVLRYLTQAVSLMFVGHLGELPLASASMAASFASVTGFSLLIGMGSALDTLCGQAYGAKHYHMLGIHMQRAMSVLLLVSVPLAFIWAKTEHILMNLGQDPYISRGAGRYVWFMMPTLFSCGILQCLVRFLQTQKIVFPVMLISAITTLFHFPTCWILVFKTSLGSAGAALACSISSWINVFLLVLYVKFSPACKQTWTGVSEMNIQDVLSFLRLAVPSASMVCLEFWSFQVLILIAGILPNPQLETSVLSIMLVSFSSLMVLDLTICFPKTQHYKINNFKIQSLAQLNFYTYNSILTLHLVIFVHVFSLTTCAMLFNIYLGIGSAGSIRISNELGAGRPQKAYLAVHAVLILANVFGMLLGSIMFLLRRTWGYLFSNKEEVVKYVASMMPLLATSASLDAIQCALSGIVRGCGWQKIGAIVNLGAYYLVGIPCALLFTFDFGLGGKGLWMGILCALFLQMLCLLVVTLQTNWEQQAKKAEAEVCRSRYMDYVLR